In Chryseobacterium scophthalmum, the genomic stretch AGATATCATAAAAAAATAGCTGTTCAATTACTGAACAGCTATTTTTTTTGTTTTATTTAGTCCTGAAGCTCAAGCCATCTCATCTCATGGTTTTCCAGCTTTTCGGCAAGGCTTTCCAGTTCTGCAGAAAGTTTAGATATTTTCTCGTAATCAGTTTCATTATTCAGTTGTTCCAGAATTGCGGCTCTTTTACCTTCAAATTCCGGAATCTCTTTTTCAATGGTTTCCAGCTCACGTTGTTCTTTGAAAGAAAGCTTTTTTTTTGGAGTTTGAGCTTTCGGAACATCTGCAACAACTGGTTTTTCAACCACCTTTTCAGCTACCGTTTTTGCTTTTTTATCTTCATTTTTCTGGCTTTCGTCTTCCAGTTTTTTATTTTCTCTATATTCTGAAAAGTTTCCGATGAAATCTTTGATTTTTCCTTCACCTTCAAATGCTAAAATATGATCAACAATTCTATCCATAAAATATCTGTCGTGAGAAACGATAATCAAACTTCCCTGGAAATTTAAAAGGAAATTTTCCAAAACCGTCAAAGTAGGAAGGTCAAGATCGTTCGTTGGCTCATCAAAAATCAAAAAGTTTGGGTTTTGATATAAAATATACATCAAATGCAGTCTTCTTTTTTCACCTCCCGAAAGTTTAGAGATTGGTGAATATTGCGTTTGATCATCAAATAAGAATAATCTTAAAAACTGAGATGCTGTAATCGTTCTTCCGTTAGCCAAAGGGAAATTTTCAGAAATTTCTTTAATGAAATCGATCACTCTTTCCTCTTCTTTATACTGAAGTCCTTTTTGAGAAAAATATCCGAACTTAATGGTTTCTCCTGTTTCAATTTCTCCCGAATCTTTTGATTCAAAACCTTGAATAATGTTAAGTAAAGTAGATTTTCCGGCACCGTTTTTTCCTACAATCCCTACTTTTTCTCCTCTTTGGAAAGAATAACTGAAATCTTTCAGCAACAATTTATCACCATAACTTTTAGAAATATCTTTAAGTTCAAGGATTTTGTTACCCAATCTTTTCATTTCAAAATCAAGCTCCAATTTTTCTTTACGGGTATCTGTTTTTGCTACTTTTTCAGTTTCGTAAAAATCATCTTGTCTAGATTTTGATTTGGTAGTTCTTGCTTTAGGTTGTCTTCGCATCCATTCCAATTCCTTTCTGTAAAGGTTTTGCGCTTTATCAATCGTAGAATTCATATTATCCTCACGAATCATTTTGTTTTCAAGATAAGTTGCGTAAGAACCATTATGGAAGTACATATTCTGATCTTCCATTTCCCAGATAATCCCACAAACCGCATCAAGGAAATAACGGTCGTGAGTAACAAGAATTAAAGTGATTTTTGCTTTATTTAAATAATTTTCAAGCCATTCTACCATTTCCACATCAAGGTGGTTGGTTGGCTCATCCATAATCAAAAGAGTGTGACGGTGTTCTGCTCTGGTTTCTGTTAAAAGTTTTGCCAAAGCAACACGTTTAATCTGTCCACCTGAAAGCATTCCCATTTTCGCTGTTAAATCTGTAATTTTCAACTGAGAAAGAATCTGGCTCATTTCATTTTCCAAATCCCATGCTTTGTGAATTTCCATTTCTGCAAGTGCAGTTTCCATCTCATCCGGATTACCTGAAACTAAAGCATGATGGTATTTTTTTAAAGCTAAAATAGGCGCAGAATCTAAAGTCATCATAAACTCGTCAATGGTAAGATCAGACTCAAAATCGATTTCCTGATCAAACAAAACAACCTGAATATCTTTATTAATAACTACAGAACCGCTGTCTGCAATCTCTTTTCCCATCAAAATTTTCAAAAGGGTAGATTTTCCGCTGCCGTTTTTGGCAACTATGGCAATTTTGTCACCTTCATTAACGTGAAATGAGACATTTTTAAACAAAGTTTTGATGCCATATGATTTGGTAAGATTTTCGACTGAAACGTAATTCATTATAGAGTGAAAGTTTTATTTGAAATTTCGATTGAGGCGCAAAAATACGAAAATTAAACCTTAAAAATATGATTGCAAAATTACGTTCGATTCCTAAAAAAAGATATTGGGATTATTTCATTTTAGCAGCAAGATTTTTACTTGCTTTTACTTTTATCAATTATGGTTATAGTAAACTTGTAGATGGTCAGTTTGGAGTTTCTTCCAGTGATTTGCTGGTTCCGTTGAAAG encodes the following:
- a CDS encoding ABC-F family ATP-binding cassette domain-containing protein, whose product is MNYVSVENLTKSYGIKTLFKNVSFHVNEGDKIAIVAKNGSGKSTLLKILMGKEIADSGSVVINKDIQVVLFDQEIDFESDLTIDEFMMTLDSAPILALKKYHHALVSGNPDEMETALAEMEIHKAWDLENEMSQILSQLKITDLTAKMGMLSGGQIKRVALAKLLTETRAEHRHTLLIMDEPTNHLDVEMVEWLENYLNKAKITLILVTHDRYFLDAVCGIIWEMEDQNMYFHNGSYATYLENKMIREDNMNSTIDKAQNLYRKELEWMRRQPKARTTKSKSRQDDFYETEKVAKTDTRKEKLELDFEMKRLGNKILELKDISKSYGDKLLLKDFSYSFQRGEKVGIVGKNGAGKSTLLNIIQGFESKDSGEIETGETIKFGYFSQKGLQYKEEERVIDFIKEISENFPLANGRTITASQFLRLFLFDDQTQYSPISKLSGGEKRRLHLMYILYQNPNFLIFDEPTNDLDLPTLTVLENFLLNFQGSLIIVSHDRYFMDRIVDHILAFEGEGKIKDFIGNFSEYRENKKLEDESQKNEDKKAKTVAEKVVEKPVVADVPKAQTPKKKLSFKEQRELETIEKEIPEFEGKRAAILEQLNNETDYEKISKLSAELESLAEKLENHEMRWLELQD